From Aliarcobacter butzleri, the proteins below share one genomic window:
- a CDS encoding phage minor head protein, translating into MVKLDFQKTPQNIVDSLKDKQLTLTYNHDELLKEAHNKAFTVAKVTRMDLLNDIHSSLVDAIKSGKNFEAWKKEIMPTLEKKGWWGTKEITDPKTGETKKITIGSRRLKTIYDTNMRVAYQKHRYEQMMKLPLSTYWMYRSVLLENTRASHRKLHGSVFHRDHEFWIENYPPNDWNCKCSVTAHSQSDLKKRGLSPIEGKVESIASKDWAYNVGKNTNLTGLKKINLDDSLNNLPNILSAKNKALENISEAELKNRFYKTLGAKENSYFIDKTNDPIFVNDDFFKNKEIVKLFKKSRNLFIAELANTLKDPDEIYLEFEKLRDTNDKYIDEDSRVVKKFMKYYKTEAGAKKALMVLVEYLKDKTVGLSAYYIDSSGTVENKRVEKLIYQKD; encoded by the coding sequence ATGGTTAAACTAGATTTTCAAAAGACTCCACAAAATATAGTAGATAGTCTAAAAGATAAACAACTCACGCTTACTTATAATCACGATGAACTTTTAAAAGAAGCTCACAATAAAGCTTTTACAGTTGCAAAAGTTACTAGAATGGATTTACTAAATGATATTCATAGTTCACTAGTAGATGCCATCAAAAGTGGGAAAAACTTTGAAGCTTGGAAAAAAGAGATTATGCCAACTTTAGAAAAAAAAGGTTGGTGGGGAACAAAGGAAATAACAGACCCTAAAACAGGTGAAACAAAAAAGATAACAATAGGTTCAAGAAGATTAAAAACTATATACGATACTAACATGAGAGTAGCTTATCAAAAGCATAGATATGAACAGATGATGAAACTACCACTATCAACTTATTGGATGTATAGAAGTGTATTATTAGAAAATACAAGAGCCTCTCATAGAAAACTTCATGGTTCAGTATTTCATAGGGACCATGAGTTTTGGATAGAGAATTATCCTCCTAACGATTGGAATTGTAAGTGTTCAGTTACAGCTCATAGCCAAAGTGATTTAAAAAAAAGAGGATTATCTCCTATTGAAGGTAAAGTAGAAAGTATAGCTTCAAAAGATTGGGCTTATAATGTAGGCAAAAATACGAACCTTACAGGATTAAAAAAGATAAATTTAGATGATTCTTTAAATAATCTACCAAATATTTTAAGTGCAAAAAATAAAGCTTTAGAAAATATAAGTGAAGCTGAACTAAAAAATAGGTTTTATAAAACTCTAGGAGCAAAAGAAAACTCTTATTTTATAGACAAAACAAATGACCCAATATTTGTAAATGATGATTTCTTTAAGAACAAAGAGATTGTTAAACTATTTAAAAAAAGCAGAAACCTTTTTATAGCTGAACTTGCCAATACTCTAAAAGACCCTGATGAGATATATCTTGAGTTTGAAAAATTAAGAGATACAAACGATAAATATATAGATGAAGATAGTAGAGTTGTAAAAAAGTTTATGAAGTATTATAAAACTGAAGCTGGAGCAAAAAAAGCTTTGATGGTATTGGTCGAATATTTAAAAGATAAAACTGTAGGTTTAAGTGCTTATTACATAGATAGTTCTGGAACTGTTGAAAATAAAAGAGTTGAGAAGTTAATTTATCAAAAGGATTAA
- a CDS encoding DUF1804 family protein: protein MTKLSNADRNRILARSLFVDANKSYIEIAETLEISDKTVQNYQSKDKAEGFDWLTLRASKHIKETQETKENMYSMFITYMYQTLKEIRENEKMNVENKAQMIVSLGDSFSKMGKIARQEDPEAYKLGIIKVTIEKILTSLKREISVECMEKVIETVYEIQEELANVSI, encoded by the coding sequence ATGACAAAATTGAGTAATGCAGATAGAAATAGAATATTAGCAAGAAGTTTATTTGTTGATGCAAATAAAAGCTATATAGAAATTGCTGAAACTTTAGAAATAAGTGATAAAACTGTACAAAATTATCAAAGTAAAGATAAAGCTGAAGGTTTCGATTGGCTTACATTAAGAGCTTCAAAACATATCAAAGAGACTCAAGAAACAAAAGAGAATATGTATTCTATGTTTATAACTTACATGTACCAAACTCTAAAAGAAATTAGAGAAAATGAAAAAATGAATGTTGAAAATAAGGCTCAAATGATAGTTAGTCTTGGAGATAGTTTCTCTAAAATGGGAAAAATTGCAAGACAAGAAGACCCTGAAGCTTATAAATTAGGAATTATCAAAGTAACTATTGAAAAAATATTAACTTCTTTAAAAAGAGAGATTAGTGTTGAATGTATGGAAAAAGTTATAGAAACTGTTTATGAAATTCAAGAGGAATTAGCAAATGTCTCTATTTGA
- a CDS encoding phage virion morphogenesis protein: protein MQVILKIENIEAVKRKLEEIENNITDTAPLMSEISNYLYNISIDSFENEESPNGHKWTPLSELTKKYKSTSKILYKDGDMQRGLINESDSDSAMVGITTVNEDDYFYPMVHQFGASNAGRNKKTKIPQRSFMPITINGELYSDVKDRIEEITVEFIESGLK from the coding sequence ATGCAAGTAATACTAAAAATAGAAAACATAGAAGCTGTTAAAAGAAAACTTGAAGAAATTGAAAATAATATAACAGATACAGCTCCACTTATGAGTGAAATATCAAACTATCTTTATAATATTTCTATTGATAGCTTTGAAAATGAAGAATCTCCAAATGGACATAAGTGGACTCCACTATCTGAATTAACAAAAAAATATAAATCTACTTCAAAAATACTATATAAAGATGGTGATATGCAAAGAGGATTAATAAATGAATCTGATAGTGATAGTGCAATGGTTGGAATAACTACTGTAAATGAAGATGACTACTTCTATCCAATGGTTCATCAATTTGGGGCTAGTAATGCTGGAAGAAATAAAAAAACTAAAATACCCCAAAGAAGTTTTATGCCTATAACAATTAATGGCGAGTTGTATAGTGATGTAAAGGATAGAATAGAAGAAATAACAGTTGAGTTTATAGAAAGTGGTTTAAAATAA
- a CDS encoding putative phage abortive infection protein, with amino-acid sequence MGEKKENLDNTNQSKSIYIILKKFGINIYKKTTSSDEWLSIPIMLIVMLFAFGILMLYMNQFSYIFFANDENSWSTIVKENHQIDKIEKLGQVGDFIGGALNPLFALFSFILLLMTVKIQNKALKNSQEELKLTREELHRSANAQEKQIESIKIQNFETTFFNMLSLHNEILKNIVIKDNPSFKYRRVNAKNEFNSIKFEEKPSNNDISGKIAIKEIVKGIERISSTNIYPPRIFFNLYNLIHDTIQPYIGHYFVNIFQILKFISTDETISDKKKYSNLFRAQFSSNELKLLFYHCAGKIGSEEFKNYIEEFNFFEHLIIEKEEHIFKFIISNYLYSDYAFGDEKNKFNNFAQNILYENKECFEGIKNGQYCDKYILIRKYYESNDYILAKENIQNISTVIHDGNIEVIIKEIEDEINKSNPSSQEPQ; translated from the coding sequence TTGGGGGAGAAAAAGGAAAATTTAGATAATACAAATCAAAGCAAAAGTATTTATATTATTTTAAAAAAATTTGGAATAAATATTTATAAAAAAACCACAAGCTCTGACGAATGGCTTTCAATACCTATTATGCTTATTGTAATGCTATTTGCTTTTGGAATATTAATGTTATATATGAATCAGTTCAGCTATATATTTTTTGCAAATGATGAAAATTCTTGGTCAACTATAGTCAAAGAAAACCATCAAATTGATAAAATTGAAAAACTTGGTCAAGTAGGTGACTTTATAGGTGGTGCATTAAACCCTTTATTTGCTTTATTTAGTTTTATTCTTCTTTTAATGACAGTAAAGATACAAAATAAGGCTTTAAAAAATTCTCAAGAAGAATTAAAACTTACAAGAGAAGAATTACATAGGTCAGCTAATGCTCAAGAAAAACAAATAGAGTCTATAAAAATTCAAAACTTTGAAACTACTTTTTTCAATATGTTAAGTTTACATAATGAAATTCTTAAAAATATTGTGATAAAAGACAATCCATCTTTTAAATATCGTAGAGTTAATGCAAAAAATGAATTCAATAGTATTAAATTCGAGGAGAAACCTTCTAACAATGACATATCAGGAAAAATTGCAATAAAAGAAATTGTAAAAGGAATAGAAAGAATTTCAAGTACTAATATTTACCCTCCTAGAATATTTTTTAATTTATATAATTTAATTCATGATACTATTCAACCTTATATTGGTCATTATTTTGTAAATATATTCCAAATACTTAAATTTATTTCAACAGATGAGACTATATCAGATAAAAAAAAATATTCTAATTTATTTAGAGCACAATTTTCTTCAAATGAATTAAAACTACTTTTTTATCACTGTGCAGGAAAAATTGGTTCTGAAGAATTTAAAAACTATATTGAAGAATTTAATTTCTTTGAACATTTAATAATAGAAAAAGAAGAACATATTTTTAAATTTATCATATCTAATTATCTTTATTCTGATTATGCTTTTGGAGATGAAAAAAATAAGTTTAATAATTTTGCACAAAATATATTATATGAAAATAAAGAATGCTTCGAAGGTATTAAGAATGGACAATATTGTGATAAATATATACTTATAAGAAAATATTATGAAAGTAATGATTATATTTTAGCAAAAGAAAATATACAAAATATTTCAACAGTTATACATGATGGAAATATTGAAGTAATCATTAAGGAAATAGAAGATGAAATTAATAAATCTAATCCATCCTCTCAAGAGCCACAATAA
- a CDS encoding phage holin family protein, with protein sequence MNINDFIFWIYMAVISFFAGVLGMLHREEHKSKDNIKGKFFLLFFGGISGILVGYIAGEACFYWTQSARFSLAFSAFTAWIGAAVLLASQKRLLEFIQNYKKDEE encoded by the coding sequence ATGAATATAAATGATTTTATTTTTTGGATTTATATGGCTGTGATTAGTTTTTTTGCTGGTGTTTTAGGAATGTTACATAGAGAAGAACACAAATCAAAAGATAATATAAAAGGTAAATTCTTTTTGCTTTTTTTTGGTGGAATTAGTGGTATTTTAGTTGGATATATAGCAGGTGAAGCTTGTTTTTATTGGACTCAAAGTGCAAGATTTAGTTTAGCATTTAGTGCTTTTACGGCTTGGATTGGAGCAGCTGTATTACTTGCTTCTCAAAAAAGACTTTTAGAATTTATTCAGAACTATAAAAAGGATGAAGAATGA
- a CDS encoding phage protein Gp37, producing the protein MQEYEEELKKTLKSVTDNVDTYFGEFSSLNDIKIDPKKMPAIYVDFLGENPINSYQQKLSFSLYLVAASFSKNEKTRDEKRYDIYSLIKEVNKTLHLKPILESEPIKLKSSKKILDAKAQNAYLVIFKKDIEFNIETNLLEGEDFE; encoded by the coding sequence TTGCAAGAGTATGAAGAAGAATTAAAAAAAACACTTAAAAGTGTTACAGATAATGTAGACACATATTTTGGAGAGTTTAGTTCATTAAATGATATAAAAATAGATCCAAAAAAAATGCCTGCTATATATGTAGATTTTTTAGGTGAAAACCCTATAAACAGTTATCAACAAAAACTCTCTTTTTCTTTATATCTTGTAGCTGCTAGTTTTAGTAAGAATGAAAAAACAAGAGATGAGAAAAGATATGATATTTACTCTTTAATAAAAGAAGTAAATAAAACTTTACATCTAAAACCTATCTTAGAATCTGAACCAATCAAATTAAAATCTTCAAAAAAAATACTAGATGCAAAAGCACAAAATGCCTACCTTGTGATATTTAAAAAGGACATAGAGTTCAATATAGAAACAAATTTATTAGAAGGAGAAGATTTTGAGTAA
- a CDS encoding phage protein Gp36 family protein: MITNEDLLKEISEDELLQLSDLNATGEINQEVINDALNDSISFCESFIILPANPTPLLKKIIVDFTIYELRRKNGLVSETDKELKKENETYLYKMSTGRLLTNIEEKEKAKETPKNFAFIHHNKKRVCFQGFR; encoded by the coding sequence ATGATTACAAACGAAGATTTATTAAAAGAGATAAGTGAAGATGAATTACTTCAACTTTCAGATTTAAATGCAACTGGAGAAATAAATCAAGAAGTTATAAATGATGCATTAAATGATTCAATCTCTTTTTGTGAATCTTTTATTATTTTACCAGCTAACCCTACTCCACTTTTAAAAAAGATTATTGTTGATTTTACAATCTATGAATTAAGAAGAAAAAATGGTTTAGTTAGTGAAACTGACAAAGAGTTAAAAAAAGAGAATGAAACATATTTATATAAAATGAGTACAGGAAGACTTCTTACAAATATAGAAGAAAAAGAAAAGGCAAAAGAGACTCCTAAAAACTTTGCTTTTATACATCACAATAAAAAAAGAGTTTGTTTTCAAGGGTTTAGATAA
- a CDS encoding putative phage abortive infection protein yields the protein MKKNKSFKEKINNSFKEWWGIIFIAFIAMLIIFIFGYFYFSKHSLSWLSGEVEELGQMGDFFGGTLNPILAFLSFCLLLITIKLQSKELKNSTEELAKSSKALIEQSKSLKIQNFETTFFNLINLHNKIVDNFSFERYNFFSLYKGKLEFNSNKSALFYKEEAFNEICKDIDFISKEQKLYFMKFNEFYDLYYIEKQRVLNKYFENINQIFKFISDSNFNDEEKKKYSDIFRVQFSQDELKLLFYHCISSIGSVMLKKYIENFKFFEFLIFEKENKNFLFIINKNIYNDKAFKDNENVEIKKTINKYLETTKLNINSDNYFKDFIKYCTYLFFLEKYDLILKKFDELKIKSNEILENFNISEETKKKTKENISSIDYYTNQIKEYFNEKQ from the coding sequence ATGAAAAAAAATAAAAGTTTTAAAGAAAAAATTAATAATTCTTTTAAAGAATGGTGGGGAATTATATTCATTGCTTTTATTGCAATGCTAATTATTTTTATTTTTGGTTATTTCTATTTTTCAAAACATAGCTTAAGCTGGTTATCTGGAGAAGTTGAAGAGCTAGGACAAATGGGTGATTTTTTTGGTGGAACTCTTAACCCTATTTTAGCTTTTTTGAGTTTTTGCTTACTATTAATCACTATTAAGCTACAAAGTAAAGAATTAAAAAATTCAACAGAGGAATTAGCTAAATCATCTAAAGCATTAATAGAACAATCAAAATCTTTAAAAATTCAAAACTTTGAAACCACTTTTTTTAATCTAATCAACTTACATAATAAAATAGTTGATAATTTTAGTTTTGAAAGATATAATTTTTTTTCATTATATAAAGGAAAACTAGAATTCAACTCAAATAAAAGTGCTCTTTTTTATAAAGAAGAAGCTTTCAATGAAATTTGTAAAGATATTGATTTTATATCAAAAGAACAAAAATTATATTTTATGAAATTTAATGAATTTTATGATTTATATTATATTGAAAAACAACGTGTTCTAAATAAATATTTTGAGAATATCAATCAAATTTTTAAGTTTATATCAGATTCTAATTTTAATGATGAAGAAAAGAAAAAGTATTCAGATATATTTAGAGTACAATTCTCACAAGATGAATTAAAACTTTTATTTTACCATTGTATAAGTTCTATAGGTTCAGTAATGTTGAAAAAATATATTGAAAATTTTAAATTTTTTGAATTTTTAATTTTTGAAAAAGAAAATAAAAACTTTTTATTTATTATAAATAAAAATATTTATAATGACAAAGCTTTTAAAGATAATGAAAATGTTGAAATAAAAAAAACAATAAATAAATATTTAGAAACAACTAAATTAAATATTAATTCAGATAATTATTTTAAAGATTTTATAAAATATTGCACATATTTATTCTTTCTTGAAAAATATGATTTAATATTAAAAAAATTTGATGAATTAAAAATAAAATCAAATGAAATATTAGAAAACTTTAATATTTCAGAAGAAACAAAGAAGAAGACAAAAGAAAACATTTCTTCTATAGATTATTATACAAATCAAATAAAAGAATACTTTAATGAGAAACAATAA
- a CDS encoding phage protease has product MSKYIVCNLPINQNNEIRIAVIGEWQGHHNGAFSLSKDDLEQIKTNFDNAKVDVVIDLDHKTIYEGTGEAYGWIKELFFKEDELWAKVEWLESGLELIKTKKYKYISPVFLPNTIEQVTAQNIGWTLHSAALTNRPFMEELGEIKANNKQNQKKEKSMMTPEEQKKMDDLEAKVKELENKLKEQNEDLEKEKEKGVESEVDNAIALNKVSATQRETLIALGKANPEELKKLLSSMTAITVPNNNMYANSNNNQNNQNKLSDAELNA; this is encoded by the coding sequence TTGAGTAAATACATAGTTTGTAATCTTCCTATTAATCAAAATAATGAAATCAGGATAGCTGTTATTGGAGAGTGGCAAGGACATCACAATGGAGCTTTTTCTTTATCAAAAGATGATTTAGAGCAAATAAAAACAAATTTTGATAACGCAAAAGTTGATGTGGTAATAGACCTAGACCACAAAACAATCTATGAAGGAACAGGAGAAGCTTATGGATGGATAAAAGAACTATTTTTTAAAGAAGATGAATTATGGGCAAAAGTTGAGTGGCTAGAAAGTGGTTTAGAACTTATAAAAACTAAAAAATATAAATACATAAGTCCAGTATTTTTACCAAATACAATAGAGCAAGTAACTGCACAAAATATTGGTTGGACTTTACATAGTGCTGCTTTAACAAATCGACCTTTTATGGAAGAGCTTGGAGAAATCAAAGCAAATAACAAACAAAATCAAAAAAAGGAGAAGTCGATGATGACACCAGAAGAACAAAAAAAAATGGATGATTTGGAAGCTAAAGTTAAAGAGTTAGAAAACAAATTAAAAGAACAAAATGAAGATTTAGAAAAAGAGAAAGAAAAAGGTGTTGAATCTGAAGTTGATAATGCAATAGCTTTAAACAAAGTAAGTGCTACACAAAGAGAAACACTTATTGCTTTAGGAAAAGCAAATCCAGAAGAGCTTAAAAAACTTTTATCAAGTATGACTGCTATTACAGTTCCAAACAACAATATGTATGCAAATAGTAATAACAACCAAAACAATCAAAACAAGCTATCTGATGCTGAATTAAATGCATAA
- a CDS encoding major capsid protein → MFKTVDELLKNKWTSRAVSEKLTHLKPIQTILFDRYVKDRKGQIGATFTVKIKTGAGVILESITPEAEHLVHDRGDIVEFETKTARYALANPITPEKLNQIESFQGEDKTLSLAEEIGDIQREHKESFDTSIEYQTAGALFNKVMDGKGKVLFELNYNGVVIEFKANKPLRESITEAIRHIKNILGLQKVKISSLAGPTFMDKLNQKCLEEELFKQNQAKWIDKDGVSSLEVYGLIFEEYVATYKNSDGEDKQFIPNDSCVFLPEDGNIFKLRYSRANDTKAANMKPALYFGAVEELAKGRGWEVRSECRPLVYNSRPAATPKGKFI, encoded by the coding sequence ATGTTTAAAACAGTAGATGAATTATTAAAAAACAAATGGACTTCTAGAGCCGTTAGTGAGAAATTAACTCACTTAAAACCTATTCAAACTATTTTATTTGATAGATATGTAAAAGATAGAAAAGGTCAAATTGGTGCAACTTTTACAGTTAAAATTAAAACTGGTGCTGGAGTTATCTTAGAATCTATTACTCCAGAAGCTGAACACTTAGTTCATGATAGAGGTGATATTGTTGAATTTGAAACAAAAACAGCAAGATATGCTTTAGCAAATCCTATCACACCTGAAAAGTTAAATCAAATTGAGTCTTTTCAAGGAGAAGATAAAACTTTATCTTTAGCAGAAGAGATTGGTGATATTCAAAGAGAACATAAAGAGTCTTTTGATACTTCAATAGAGTATCAAACTGCTGGTGCATTATTTAATAAAGTAATGGATGGAAAAGGAAAGGTTCTATTTGAACTAAACTATAATGGTGTGGTAATCGAATTTAAAGCAAACAAACCTTTAAGAGAATCTATAACTGAGGCAATAAGACATATTAAAAATATTCTGGGTCTTCAAAAAGTTAAAATCTCATCTTTAGCTGGTCCTACTTTTATGGATAAACTGAATCAAAAATGTTTAGAAGAAGAATTATTTAAACAAAACCAAGCAAAGTGGATAGATAAAGATGGGGTATCTTCTTTAGAAGTTTATGGACTTATTTTTGAAGAATATGTTGCTACTTACAAAAATAGTGATGGAGAAGATAAACAATTCATCCCTAATGATTCTTGTGTATTCTTACCTGAAGATGGAAATATTTTTAAATTAAGATATTCAAGAGCAAATGATACAAAAGCTGCAAATATGAAACCAGCTTTATATTTTGGTGCAGTCGAAGAATTAGCAAAAGGTAGAGGATGGGAAGTAAGAAGTGAATGTAGACCTTTAGTTTATAACTCAAGACCTGCTGCAACTCCAAAAGGTAAATTTATCTAA
- a CDS encoding phage baseplate assembly protein V — protein MISLSELKRRLENIIQIGTISATKNQEGKALARVVVHDVGEDKRVTDFLPVLSLANSFFRVFVPIRVGEQVLVISPFGDTNKGFIFRSIFNKGCKEPSGANENKTIIEFEDGAIISYDTKSSTLEVLNPNIINVKVGESVNVEVGQTIVVNVGQSAKIVAPTVDIESTTTTIKSTSINLIGNTLIQGGITTKGLSGGAGTFSIDGTLDITQKLSTGGDASIGGKITDSKGDLTNHSNHGYGRD, from the coding sequence ATGATTAGTCTATCTGAGTTAAAAAGAAGATTAGAAAATATCATTCAAATTGGAACTATAAGTGCTACAAAAAATCAAGAAGGCAAAGCACTTGCAAGAGTAGTTGTTCATGATGTAGGTGAAGATAAAAGAGTAACAGATTTCTTACCAGTTTTGAGTTTAGCAAACTCTTTTTTTAGAGTATTTGTTCCTATAAGAGTAGGAGAGCAAGTTTTAGTAATAAGTCCTTTTGGAGATACAAACAAAGGATTTATTTTTAGATCTATATTTAATAAAGGTTGTAAAGAACCATCTGGAGCAAATGAAAATAAAACAATTATTGAATTTGAAGATGGAGCAATTATCTCTTATGATACAAAAAGTTCTACTTTAGAGGTTTTAAATCCAAACATTATAAATGTAAAAGTGGGTGAAAGTGTAAATGTTGAAGTAGGGCAAACAATAGTTGTAAATGTAGGACAAAGTGCAAAAATAGTTGCACCAACAGTAGATATAGAATCTACTACTACAACTATTAAAAGCACATCAATCAATCTTATTGGAAATACATTAATACAAGGTGGTATTACAACAAAAGGATTAAGTGGAGGAGCAGGAACTTTTAGTATAGATGGGACGTTAGATATTACTCAAAAATTGTCTACAGGTGGAGATGCTTCTATTGGTGGAAAAATTACTGATAGTAAAGGTGATTTAACAAATCACTCAAATCATGGATATGGTAGAGACTAA
- a CDS encoding phage portal protein family protein, with translation MFKSIKKLFVNNKQQTVKVRDLTRYKDILKPLFDLPVHNSWLDDETIDKIMRDSTVIAAIGNRKASTLKKEILIECENSNFKEILEDAFSFNVIDSILDIPYYGFGVYEINWEFENGFFIPTLVERNYKNFILDNGKIKFNNLGFSEDIEFHKVIAATYKAKPNKPYGQPLIQTLFWLVEFKNASLQFWMELLERFGTPWVIGKTEGDKNALAEEIYNMLGGDGAVIDTEDEIKIETAKDGGNFKELVEYIDNQIREVILGGNLTANVQSGSLAAANVHNEVREDLAQADENIVNQIIRELIWIFQEFNKTTTVIKGKLKDKDDPNKELADRDKIIYDMGYKPTKEYIEATYNIKVTEIEQKNNSLIANSNISRTNPIILNNLPQDELERNLNNIDFSHLALTFQKQILEIINKSESHEETLEQLFKAYPTFDTKELEDSLYKYLANASLLGVASIEDENPNG, from the coding sequence ATGTTTAAAAGCATAAAAAAACTATTTGTAAATAATAAACAACAAACAGTAAAAGTAAGAGATCTTACAAGATACAAAGATATATTAAAACCTCTTTTTGATTTGCCTGTACATAACTCTTGGTTAGATGATGAAACCATAGATAAGATTATGAGAGATAGTACAGTAATTGCAGCAATTGGAAATAGAAAAGCAAGTACTTTAAAAAAAGAGATACTAATAGAGTGCGAAAATAGTAACTTCAAAGAGATTTTAGAAGATGCCTTTAGCTTTAATGTAATAGATTCTATTTTAGATATACCTTACTATGGTTTTGGAGTATATGAGATAAATTGGGAATTTGAAAATGGCTTTTTTATTCCAACTCTAGTTGAGAGAAACTACAAAAATTTTATTTTAGATAATGGAAAAATAAAATTTAATAATTTAGGATTTAGTGAAGATATAGAATTTCATAAAGTTATTGCTGCAACATACAAAGCAAAACCAAATAAGCCTTATGGTCAACCTTTAATTCAAACTTTGTTTTGGTTAGTTGAGTTTAAAAATGCTTCTTTGCAATTTTGGATGGAACTACTTGAAAGATTTGGAACTCCTTGGGTAATTGGTAAAACTGAAGGTGATAAAAATGCTTTGGCTGAAGAGATATACAATATGCTTGGTGGTGATGGAGCAGTAATAGACACAGAAGATGAGATAAAAATAGAAACTGCAAAAGATGGTGGAAACTTCAAAGAGTTAGTTGAATATATAGACAACCAAATAAGAGAGGTAATCTTAGGAGGAAACTTAACTGCAAATGTACAAAGTGGCTCTTTGGCTGCTGCTAATGTTCATAATGAAGTAAGGGAAGATTTAGCTCAAGCTGATGAAAACATAGTAAATCAAATAATAAGAGAGCTTATTTGGATTTTTCAAGAATTTAATAAAACAACAACTGTTATAAAAGGTAAACTAAAAGATAAAGACGACCCAAACAAAGAGTTAGCAGATAGAGATAAAATAATATACGATATGGGATATAAGCCTACAAAAGAGTATATAGAAGCAACTTATAATATCAAAGTTACTGAAATAGAACAAAAGAATAATAGCTTAATAGCCAATAGTAACATTTCAAGAACAAATCCAATTATTTTAAATAATCTTCCTCAAGATGAGTTAGAAAGAAACTTAAATAATATAGATTTCTCACATTTAGCACTTACATTTCAAAAGCAAATTTTAGAAATTATAAATAAAAGTGAAAGCCATGAAGAGACGCTAGAACAACTTTTTAAAGCTTACCCTACTTTTGATACAAAAGAGTTAGAAGATAGTTTATATAAATATCTAGCAAATGCTTCGCTTTTAGGAGTTGCTTCAATAGAGGATGAAAATCCAAATGGTTAA